The window GGCCGCCCGAGCCCGCCACCCATCGGCCGGCCGACGCCCCCGCCGATCGACCGCCCCAGCCCGCCGCCCATCGGCGACCGGCCGCTCCCGCCGCCGATCGACCCGCGGCCCGTGCCGCCGCCGATCGACCCGCCAATCGCGCCTCCCAGCTACATGTCGCCTTCGCAGATCCTGGCCGACTTCAAGTACCGCAAGGCCGATCTCGATCGGACCTACAACGCCACGCCCATGACCCGCGACACCTTCAACCGGCTGGAGCGCGAGATCATCGGCCAGAGCGTGGACGACCTGCTGCGTACCCGCGGCTACTCGTTCTCCGAGCGCAAGCAGACGCTGGCCGCGATCTACAACGGCTCGTCGATGACCTCGACCGAGCACAACCAGATCGAGCAGCGGTTGGTCAGCGACGAACTGACCCACATCATGCAAGACACGCGCCACCTTCCGTTCGCGCAGCGCAAGCAGCAACTCGGCGCCCTGTACAACGGGTCGTCGATGAACTCCTCGCAGCACACGGCGGCCGAGAAGGAACTCATCTCGCAGGAGGTGGATCGCATCGCGTTCAGCCGCCACATGACCCTCACCGAGAAGCTGCGCGAACTCGGCGCTCTCTACAACGGCTCGTCGATGACTAGCTCGGAGTACCAGGCCGCGCAGGCGCGGGTGGAGCGGGCCCACTACTCGCGCTGATCAGGTTTACCGACCCGAAGTCCGCAACCTACGAGAGGGATCCCTGCCCGGATCCCTCTCTTTTGCTATCTGGCCACGCGGCCGCGCAGCACGCGGCTCTGCACCGTCCCCTTGGGCACCTGGGCCGAGAAGATCCCGGTGACGGTGAGCGTGTCGCCCTCCAGGCCGACGCCCGCGACCTTGGCCTGGATGAGCCGCGACGCGCCTCCCTGGAGGCGGAGGCCCCACGTGAGGGTCAGGCCGTCGGACGTCACGCGCCAGACGGCGCCGTTCTCGATGTCGGTCAGGTCGAGTCCGCCGCGGGCATACTCCAGGAGCAGCGGCTGGTCGGCCTTGAACTTCGATCCACTCGACTTGGCGCCTTCGATGTTGGCGATCTGGATGGCCTTTGCCGTGGAGCTGTTGCGAGCGACCTTGCCGCCCTTGGAGCGGTCGGCCTGGAGGCCGTAGAGGCCCGTCCAGACGCCTCCGCTGGTCTCGGGGGCGGAGACTTCCCGGGACGAACCGACCACCCGCGACCCGGCGATCGCTTCCTCGATCTCCTCGGTGGCCCGAAGCTCCACGATGGCGTCCCGGACCGTTTCGCGGACCTCCTGGCCCACCCACGGGCCCGGTTCCACCTCGATCACTTCGGGATCGTCCACGGTGAGTTCGGGCGGCTCGCGGCCGGCGCATTCGTAGCGATGCCGGTAGACGCGCAGTTGCTCCTTGACGGGCCGCTCCTGCCATGTCGCGACGCGAACGGTGCGCTGGCGCTGGCGCGGCGTCCGCCGCACCACGGTCTCGTCGCGCCAGCGTTCGATCGTGCGCAGCAGCCCGTCCTTGCGTTCCCGGGCCACGCCGAGCTTCACGCGCCGCTTGAAGCGCGCGACCAGTTCGTCGGCGGGCAAGACCTCCGAAACGTCCCGCGTCGCGCTGTTTTGCCGCTCCACCGTGGTCTTCCCCGCGCGGGAGGACACCACCGTGGGCGCGCCGACCTCGCTGCAACCGGCCGGCGGCGCCGCGGCCGCGGGCAAGACCTGGATCGACCCCGCGGCAAGCAGGATCAGGACGACCGCAGCTGCTCGGCTCATGGCTACCCCCTGTGGAGGAGTTATTCCCGAAAATGGGTATCCCCTTCACGCAGGTATGCCTAGGGTGTAGTATTGGTGGGCATGGACGACTTTCCGTTGACGCTCCCCGAGCTTGAGGAGCGCTTCTCCTCGGAGGATTCCTGCCGGTCCTACCTGTTTCAGCTCCGGTGGCCCGACGGGTTCTCGTGCCCCCGGTGCGGTGGGGCAAAGGCCTGGCCCTTGAAGCGGGGCCCGTTTCAGTGTGCGGGCTGCGCCCTTCAGGTATCGGTAACTGCCGGGACGATTTTCCAAGACACACGCACCCCGCTGACGCTCTGGTACCGAGCGATCTGGTGGGTGACCAGCCAGAAGTACGGCGCCAACGCCCTTGGCCTGCAGCGGGTTCTGGGACTCGGCAGCTATGAGACGGCATGGACCTGGCTTCACAAACTGCGTCGAGCTATGGTGCGCCCGGGCAGGGACCGCCTGTCTGGTGATGTCGAGATCGACGAGACCTTCGTGGGCGGCCATGAAGAGGGCGTCAGCGGGAGAGAGACCGAAACTAAGGCCCTGGTTGTCATCGCCGTTGAAATGGGGGAAGGCCGGACCATGGGGCGCCTGCGGATGCGATGCGTTCCCGATGCGTCCCAAGAGTCGCTGGAAGCCTTCATCGGCGAAGCCATCGAACCCGGCTCCGTCATCCACTCCGACGGGTGGCGAGGTTACTCGACTGCCGGCCTTGAGAAGCTGGGATACGGGCACGAGCCCGTGAACATCAAGGCCAGTGGAAGCAAGGCGCACGAACTGTTGCCACGTGTCCACATAGTCGCCTCGCTCCTCAAGAGGTGGCTTCTCGGCACGCACCAAGGCGCCGTCAGCCGGGCACACCTCGACTACTACCTCGACGAGTTCACATTCCGCTTCAACCGCCGTGCATCGCAGTACCGGGGAAAGCTCTTCTACCGGCTCTTGGAGCAGGCGGTCGCAGTCGAGCCCGTGCCCTACGAGGCCATGGTCAAGGGGGTTCGCGGACCAGAAAGACTCCGTCGCCGCAAACTGTCTCGTCGCCGACATCAGAAGGCTACCTGAATGAAGGGGATACCCATTTTCCCGAAATCTCAGTACCAGAACGGGCTGACCCAGATATGCGCGCTGTAGAACGCCCACGGCACCGGAATGGCGGTCAGCAGCGGATACCAGAAGACGAAGAGACCGGCGGCGACCGCCAGGTAGGTCCAGGCGACCGGGCGCGTCTCCCGGCTCTCGAAGAGGCGGCTGATCAGGTACGCGATGCCCATGCACAGGAACGGGATGGCCTCGAACAGGTAGTGCATGAACACGAGCTTGCGCGGCTGGACGCCCCAGGCGAACCACAGCCCTGTGCCGAACGCCAGGAGGAAGGCGAGGCGCCAGTCCCGGGTGCGCCAGAGGTGGTAGGCGAGCAGCCCGAACACGGGCACGTACACCCACCAGACGGCCGGGTTGCCGATGGCCACGATGCCCGACACGGTGCCGTTCTTCCAGTCGTGGAAGTAATACCAGGTGGGGCGGTGCATGAACGGCCAGGTCCACCACGGCGACTGGTAGTTGTGCGTGGCCACCATCCCGGCGTGGTAGCCCCACATGTTCTTCTGCATCTGCCACAGTTCGGCGAGGGTGTGGTCGCCCTTCTGCAGGAACCAGGGGATGTAGCTGGCGACGTAGATCAGCACGGGCACCGCCACGACGTAGATCAGGAGCCGCGGCACGAACAGGGCGGTGCCCCCGGCCCGCAGCCACTTGCGGCGCGCCACCAACCAGTGGAGGCCGATGATGCCGAAACCGATGCCCCAGGCGAAAAGCGACGACCACCGCGAGGCCAGGGCTCCGCCGATGCCGACGCCCCAGAGGAGCAGCCATAGCTCCGCGCGGAAGTGGTGGACGGTGGTCCGCTCCCCGTCTTCCCGGTAGGAGATGCGGCTGCAGTACTCCCAGAGGCCGATGCAACCCACCAGCAGGAAGAAGGTGATGTAGATGTTGGTCATCGCGACCCGGCTCTGCACCCAGAACACGCCGTCGAGGGCCAGCAGGCCGGCGGCGACGGTGGCGATCGGCCGCGAGCGGAACATCCGCCGCGCCAGCACGTAGAGCGCGCAGAGCACCAGGGCACCAATCACCAGGCTCGCGATGCGCCAGCCGAAGCCGTCGAAGCCGTCGAAGGCCCCCACCGGCACGGAACCGGCCGGCGGCGACGCGGTGGGATCGAACTTCCGGACGCCGATGGCCCCCAGCACGCCGTTGACGCGGTTCATCAGCAGGATGCCGCCAGCCACGAAGAGCTTGCCCAGGTGCGGGTGGGTCCACTCGTAGGGATTGGTGCCGTCGATGAACTCCTTGGCGGTGCGAGCGTGGTAGACCTCGTCGAAGATCTGCTCGTTTGGCGTGTAGAGGTTCCAGACGCCCAGCAGGAAGAACGCGCCGGATATCGCCCCCATGTGCAGCCAGTCGGCCTTCTCCCAGGCGATCGCCGATCGCTCGCGCACCCAGTCCCGCGCCTGGATCAGCGCCGCCCACGCCGGCTGCCACCACTTCCGCTCGGGCTCTTGCGCGGGGCCGGATACCAGGGTGCCTATCAGGTCGCCGAACACCCACATGTTCAGCATCACCATCTCGAGCCCCCAGAGGGTCTCCATGTAGGACTTGATGGGCGTCCATGCCCCTTCCAGGCCTTTAGGCGTGTTGTACAGGAAGAATGCGTACATGACGTTCAGAAGGGCGGTGACGCTGAACGCCCAGTAGTTCCAGCGGAGGTTGCGGTTGCAGGCCGCGGCCAGCGCGAGCATCGCGACCGCCGGGAAAAGGTAGCGCTCGTGCATCCGGGTCGGCAGCAGGAAGCAGGCCAGCAGGATGATGGCGAAGATCAGCATCACCCGCGACGCCCGCAGTTGCAGGCGTTGCCTGAACGCCGCCCAGGCCGTCAGGGCGACGGTGCCGCCCAGCAGCAGCAAACCGACCTCGCGATGGGTGAGGAAGAAGAACTTCCGGTCGTCGGGTTGCCACATCTTGGTGGGCATCCAGAGGTTGAACGCGTTGACCGAACTGTACGGGTACGTGCCGGCCGTGGCCTGCATCTTCTCCCACATGAAGGTGACCGGCCCGAGCAAACCCGGGTACTTGGTCGAGAAGGCCGTGAAAGGCAGGATCAGCAGCCAGCCGAGCAGCAGGCCGCCGGTGATGCCCATGGCCCAGTTGGCCGGGCGATGGCGCCACCACTGGGTGACGACTATGGCGGGAATGAGGAAGAGTCCCTGCGGCTTGATCAGCACCGCCAAAGCGGTCAGCAGGATGCACGGAATCAGGCGGCCCTTGAGCATCATGTAGACGGCCGCGAGCATCGCCGAGAGCAGGACCGCGTCCATCTGGCCCCAGATCGCCGAGATGAACAGCGTGATCGGGTTGAAGGCGTACGCCAGGGCGGCCCGGTAAGCCGTCCGCTGGCTCACCCGCCCCTCGAGGATCTTGAAGATCAGCCAGGCGTTGAGGATGTCGCACGCGACGCCCGGGAGCTTGACCAGGAACACGTGCAACCCGCCAAGGGCGGGCGCGGCCATGCCCAGGACGGTGAAGACGCCGCCGATGCCCCAGTTGAGGCCCTGGTAGATCAGTCCCAGGACCCAGAGCACGTACATGTACGCGGGCGGATAGTCGCTCCAGATGGACTCGTAGAACTTCGTCGGGCCGGCCTCCGCCAGCTTGTTGGACCAGGCCTGGAAGCTGCCGATGTCTATCCAGAAGCCCACGGGCAGGGCGACCAGGACGAGGCGCAGGATCAGCGCGGCGGTCAGCCAGTTGGCGAACCATTCGCGCGGATTGCGGCGCGCGGCCTCGCGCCACCGCGCCAGACGGCCGCCGGCGCCGGTGGCGGGTGGCGGGGCGGGTACCGCTTCGTTCATCGGGTCAGTGAGTCCTTCGGGTGGGGGGCTGTTGCTTCCTGGTCACTTCCGGGCGAGCCCGTGGTGAGTGCTGCGATCACTGCGGGGAAGAGAGATCCGGCCGGAGGCGCGTGGCCTCCCGGAGGTAGACATGCTGGATCGCGGCGCGGTCGCGAGGGGTCTCGACGTGGACCATGACCCGGACGCAACGGGG of the Candidatus Tanganyikabacteria bacterium genome contains:
- a CDS encoding IS1595 family transposase, with translation MDDFPLTLPELEERFSSEDSCRSYLFQLRWPDGFSCPRCGGAKAWPLKRGPFQCAGCALQVSVTAGTIFQDTRTPLTLWYRAIWWVTSQKYGANALGLQRVLGLGSYETAWTWLHKLRRAMVRPGRDRLSGDVEIDETFVGGHEEGVSGRETETKALVVIAVEMGEGRTMGRLRMRCVPDASQESLEAFIGEAIEPGSVIHSDGWRGYSTAGLEKLGYGHEPVNIKASGSKAHELLPRVHIVASLLKRWLLGTHQGAVSRAHLDYYLDEFTFRFNRRASQYRGKLFYRLLEQAVAVEPVPYEAMVKGVRGPERLRRRKLSRRRHQKAT
- a CDS encoding phospholipid carrier-dependent glycosyltransferase, producing MNEAVPAPPPATGAGGRLARWREAARRNPREWFANWLTAALILRLVLVALPVGFWIDIGSFQAWSNKLAEAGPTKFYESIWSDYPPAYMYVLWVLGLIYQGLNWGIGGVFTVLGMAAPALGGLHVFLVKLPGVACDILNAWLIFKILEGRVSQRTAYRAALAYAFNPITLFISAIWGQMDAVLLSAMLAAVYMMLKGRLIPCILLTALAVLIKPQGLFLIPAIVVTQWWRHRPANWAMGITGGLLLGWLLILPFTAFSTKYPGLLGPVTFMWEKMQATAGTYPYSSVNAFNLWMPTKMWQPDDRKFFFLTHREVGLLLLGGTVALTAWAAFRQRLQLRASRVMLIFAIILLACFLLPTRMHERYLFPAVAMLALAAACNRNLRWNYWAFSVTALLNVMYAFFLYNTPKGLEGAWTPIKSYMETLWGLEMVMLNMWVFGDLIGTLVSGPAQEPERKWWQPAWAALIQARDWVRERSAIAWEKADWLHMGAISGAFFLLGVWNLYTPNEQIFDEVYHARTAKEFIDGTNPYEWTHPHLGKLFVAGGILLMNRVNGVLGAIGVRKFDPTASPPAGSVPVGAFDGFDGFGWRIASLVIGALVLCALYVLARRMFRSRPIATVAAGLLALDGVFWVQSRVAMTNIYITFFLLVGCIGLWEYCSRISYREDGERTTVHHFRAELWLLLWGVGIGGALASRWSSLFAWGIGFGIIGLHWLVARRKWLRAGGTALFVPRLLIYVVAVPVLIYVASYIPWFLQKGDHTLAELWQMQKNMWGYHAGMVATHNYQSPWWTWPFMHRPTWYYFHDWKNGTVSGIVAIGNPAVWWVYVPVFGLLAYHLWRTRDWRLAFLLAFGTGLWFAWGVQPRKLVFMHYLFEAIPFLCMGIAYLISRLFESRETRPVAWTYLAVAAGLFVFWYPLLTAIPVPWAFYSAHIWVSPFWY